A genomic stretch from Lysobacter soyae includes:
- a CDS encoding GspH/FimT family pseudopilin, with amino-acid sequence MRSSTHKYKQQHLGFSLVELMVVVALISIIGAIAAPNVVQMTRRARLTNAGNEFVGAMQTARMTAVSRRETVSLCPTADGTTCANSAGTRWIVLTTGNDVVRDINLPPGIAVQGSPNLVAANFRVTFGPSGFSKAGLGAAAPTTATLAVCGSNITGINAMDVTSSMGRVTTARRAATAACANPGEN; translated from the coding sequence GTGCGCAGTTCCACCCACAAATACAAACAACAACACCTTGGCTTCTCCCTTGTCGAGCTGATGGTCGTCGTGGCGCTGATTTCCATTATCGGCGCAATTGCCGCGCCGAACGTTGTTCAAATGACGCGTCGCGCTCGTTTGACCAATGCTGGCAATGAATTTGTCGGCGCGATGCAGACCGCGCGAATGACGGCTGTTTCCCGGCGGGAAACCGTTTCACTGTGCCCGACGGCCGATGGCACGACATGTGCAAACTCGGCAGGCACGCGATGGATCGTCCTGACCACCGGCAACGACGTGGTACGTGACATCAACCTCCCGCCTGGTATCGCTGTTCAAGGCAGCCCGAATCTGGTCGCTGCGAATTTCAGAGTCACCTTCGGACCCTCGGGATTCTCCAAGGCGGGCTTGGGGGCGGCAGCGCCGACCACTGCAACATTGGCAGTTTGCGGTAGCAATATCACCGGAATCAATGCGATGGACGTCACTTCATCTATGGGGCGGGTTACAACGGCGCGGCGTGCCGCGACTGCGGCTTGTGCGAACCCGGGCGAAAACTGA
- a CDS encoding sensor histidine kinase has product MPTDSRHPLDTLFEPATLISIFAAGELLALILALAPELQEARLIRFGVLSFAIQWIAIFTLSLLYLFRKPLRAWPVWRVILLATTLMFALTVVSSGITQWLLVPGQSIMQTGLRLFGALLCMMLFGLLALRSHWTAQSQEYRAKQSELSALQARVDPHFLFNTLNTAIALLHARPDAAEQVLLDLSDLFRAALSETQIISLEKELELTDRYLEIEQIRFGDRLRIMRQYPEQLPDISLPSLSIQPLVENAIRHGIEPMLRGGCVVIRVDAQRDKILIEIENERGRADASPPRAGHKVGVAGVKARILAATQGIGSLETESDDTRHLARIVLPR; this is encoded by the coding sequence ATGCCGACCGATTCGAGACACCCGCTCGACACCTTGTTCGAGCCCGCCACCCTGATCAGCATCTTTGCCGCGGGCGAACTCTTGGCATTGATCTTGGCTTTGGCGCCCGAGCTTCAGGAGGCTCGCCTGATCCGGTTCGGCGTCCTGTCGTTCGCCATCCAGTGGATTGCAATTTTCACGCTTTCTCTGCTCTACCTTTTTCGCAAGCCTTTGCGAGCATGGCCGGTGTGGAGGGTGATACTGCTAGCGACGACCTTGATGTTTGCATTGACGGTGGTTTCTTCGGGCATCACGCAGTGGTTGCTTGTGCCGGGGCAGTCAATCATGCAAACGGGATTGCGGTTGTTCGGGGCGTTGCTTTGCATGATGTTGTTCGGTCTGCTCGCCTTGCGAAGCCACTGGACCGCGCAATCGCAGGAATACCGCGCCAAACAATCCGAACTCTCCGCGTTGCAAGCACGTGTCGATCCGCACTTTCTGTTCAACACGCTGAACACGGCCATCGCATTACTGCACGCTCGACCGGATGCGGCCGAACAGGTGCTGCTCGATTTGTCAGACCTGTTCCGTGCAGCCTTGTCGGAGACCCAGATCATCTCGTTAGAAAAAGAACTCGAACTCACCGACCGCTATTTGGAAATTGAGCAAATACGTTTCGGCGATCGCCTCAGGATCATGCGCCAATATCCGGAGCAATTGCCGGATATCTCCCTGCCGTCGCTTTCCATCCAACCTTTAGTTGAAAACGCGATCCGACACGGCATCGAGCCGATGCTGCGCGGCGGCTGTGTCGTCATTCGCGTCGATGCCCAACGCGACAAAATACTGATCGAGATCGAAAACGAACGCGGCAGGGCAGACGCATCGCCACCGCGCGCTGGCCACAAGGTGGGCGTTGCCGGGGTCAAGGCGAGAATCCTCGCCGCGACACAAGGCATCGGCAGCTTGGAAACCGAAAGTGACGATACGCGCCACCTCGCGCGTATCGTCCTGCCCCGCTAA
- the ppnN gene encoding nucleotide 5'-monophosphate nucleosidase PpnN — protein sequence MNDKKIEDSATDPLPTLEEALTTVNASLYPKGHLDILSREEVARLRDASAGGMHGLLRNCALAVLTSGAHSDDPNAAANAYPDFDIQVHQQDRGIRIDLINAPGMAFVDGRIIRGIADLLFAVVRDLVYTAIEMGPEYSQELETSAGITDNVFRLLRNARVLKPGDPNLVVCWGGHSIGREEYEYTKQVGYELGLRAMDICTGCGPGAMKGPMKGATIAHAKQRRGSSRYIGLTEPGIIAAESPNPIVNHLVIMPDIEKRLEGFVRMAHGIIVFPGGVGTAEEILYLLGVLLREENRKLPMPLILAGPKSAAAYFEQIDRFIRMTLGEDAASRYEIIVGQPDLVARTMVKGVRAVREYRIANRDSFFFNWAMEIPYEFQVPFDPTHEAMAGLQLHKGRAPQDLAADLRRAFSGIVAGNVKEQGVRRIKEHGPFEIHGDPDIMEAMDHLLRAFVDQRRMKISGEYQPCYRVVR from the coding sequence ATGAACGATAAAAAAATAGAAGACTCGGCAACCGATCCGTTGCCCACCCTTGAAGAAGCGCTTACCACCGTCAATGCCAGCCTGTACCCCAAGGGGCATCTCGACATCCTTTCCCGCGAAGAAGTCGCCCGACTGCGTGATGCATCGGCGGGCGGCATGCATGGCTTGCTGCGCAACTGCGCACTGGCTGTGCTGACCAGCGGCGCCCATTCGGATGATCCGAATGCCGCCGCCAACGCCTATCCGGACTTCGATATCCAAGTCCACCAACAAGACCGCGGTATCCGCATCGATTTGATCAATGCACCGGGCATGGCCTTCGTCGACGGCCGCATCATTCGCGGTATCGCCGATCTGTTGTTCGCCGTCGTGCGCGACCTCGTGTATACCGCCATTGAAATGGGGCCGGAGTATTCGCAGGAGTTGGAAACCTCTGCGGGCATTACCGATAACGTCTTCCGCTTGTTGCGCAACGCACGTGTGTTGAAGCCGGGCGATCCGAACCTCGTCGTGTGTTGGGGTGGACATTCCATTGGCCGAGAAGAATACGAATACACCAAGCAGGTCGGGTACGAACTGGGTCTTCGTGCCATGGACATTTGCACCGGCTGCGGCCCGGGCGCGATGAAAGGGCCCATGAAAGGCGCCACCATTGCCCACGCCAAACAGCGCCGCGGCAGTTCCCGTTACATCGGCTTGACCGAGCCCGGGATCATCGCCGCCGAGTCACCGAATCCGATCGTGAATCACTTGGTGATCATGCCGGACATCGAGAAGCGCCTGGAAGGCTTCGTACGCATGGCACACGGCATCATTGTGTTCCCGGGCGGCGTCGGTACGGCAGAAGAGATTCTGTATCTGTTGGGCGTGCTGTTGCGCGAAGAAAATCGCAAATTGCCGATGCCTTTGATTCTGGCGGGCCCGAAATCAGCGGCGGCCTATTTCGAGCAGATCGACCGCTTCATCCGCATGACCTTGGGTGAGGATGCGGCCTCGCGCTACGAAATCATTGTGGGTCAACCCGATTTGGTGGCACGCACGATGGTGAAGGGTGTGCGCGCCGTGCGCGAGTACCGGATCGCCAATCGCGATTCGTTCTTCTTCAATTGGGCAATGGAAATTCCTTACGAATTCCAAGTGCCGTTCGACCCGACCCACGAAGCCATGGCCGGATTGCAATTGCACAAGGGCAGAGCGCCGCAAGACCTCGCCGCAGATTTGCGCCGTGCCTTCTCCGGCATCGTCGCCGGCAATGTGAAAGAGCAGGGCGTCCGTCGCATCAAAGAGCACGGCCCGTTCGAAATCCATGGTGACCCCGACATCATGGAAGCCATGGATCATTTGTTGCGTGCCTTTGTCGATCAGCGTCGCATGAAAATCAGCGGTGAATACCAACCCTGCTATCGGGTGGTACGCTGA